The DNA window CTCCCAGCTCTGGTGCCACCCGCTGCCACTGCCTTGGGAGCTTTTCCTCAAgccctctccttctctgcctgTTCTGTGAGCAGACAGTGGGACAAAAAACCCCTAGCCTTGCCAGAAGGCTGGAAGTCCAAGTTCGCTTGTTCCCTCCCCAAGCAGGGGGGCTGTCCAAGCAGGAAGGTGGGACGAGGGGAAAGCCTGTCCAATTGGCTCCCACAGAaagttattttcccttcttacCCTTGTCATTCGGTTGATTTGTGGCAGTGGCATATTCGGTAATATAAACCCTGTCCCTCGGGATTAAGAGTGCAGTTACACTTGGAGCAGCTGCCTGCACATGTCTTATCCGCTACAGAAAAAGaacatgctgctgctcctcctctttcctGATTTTATCAGTATcgtttcttccctcctcctttgTCTCTCTCTGACCTCCTCACAGCTCCACGCCGCTCCATACTTGCTTCGTCTCTTGAGAAGACCACAGCTGAgtttcccagcacagccccaggaggTTTTTTCCTGAACCAACGTTAGGCAAAGAggacagaaagcaaaggaaaaaacaaaacaaacaaacctgaaaGTGAGCCAAGCTGTTGCAAGCAACCCTTGTGTTGGTGCTAAACCTACTGCTTTGAGAGCCGGGGCAGGGGAGGGACCTTGTTTTGCAGAGAGGGGAAGGACAAAAGAAACTTGAAACTGGCTTCCCTTGTGGCATGTCTGTCCTGAGCACCCCTGCCTGTTAAATGAAAGCACCTGAGCACCAGGAGGCTTCCTGCGAGAGAGGGAGGGCGAGAGCTGGACtgcgggagggaggggaagggcgAGCTGTGGTTTTTGCGGTGTGGTTTACACGGAGATCAGAGCTAGCGTGCCTGGgggtgggagcaggaggagaaagggcATCTGATGCCAGCCGCCAACATGACAGAaaccctgcagctccctgcactgCAAGTCCCAGAGCAGCAGGTGGTGGAGGGCGGCCGTGCCTGGTCCAGTTCGTCCACCCCCACCCTGCGCAGGAAGCGCTTCAAGATGAGGCGGATGAAGAatgtgcaggagcagagcctggAGGCCAGCAGGTATCAGGATTCTCCTTCCTCCAGCAAGGAATACCTGCAGCTCCCCTCCATTGAGATCACCCCGTCCAGTGACGAGGACACCCCCTGGTCCAACTGCTCCACACCCAGTGCCTCCCCGCGGCGCAAGCGCTTCCTCCTCCGGAGGTGGCTGCGTGTGAGAGAGAAGAAGGAGTACAGTGAGAGCAGGTATGTTCTTGGCCACTCTCCCTTCCCTGCTTCCGAAAGAGCCTTTCCACAGCGGTTAGGGCCTGTTGTTCCCCCACAGGTTTTGGTGGGATTCTCCCAGGAGCTTTGCCCTCACCTAGTGGCTGGAATGGGTAAAGTGGTTGTTGGAGTTGGTGATGCCACACCAAATGGCCTAATCCTTGTGCCCAGACAGCGGGCATGATAGAAACAGTAGCGCTAGGGTCATCCACGTCCCTTTTAAAGGCAGTGCAGATCCGGTGGAAAGGACTTAGGTGTGAGTGAGGGAGACTGTCCCTAAAGAATGGGTGGCAAGGCTAACATTGAGGCATCCTTCAGAGACCTTTGGGAGAGAGTGTGGCAACATCTCTCGGGGGATTACCAAGACAGGGAGTGAAGATGCTAAGCCTTGGTCAGTGTTTGTATTTGCGGTGTTCATATTTATCCCCTGAGACGTTCTCTGAAGTCCTACACTCACTTGCTGACATTAGGACaaagaggaggagatggagacaTGGCAGCCTTGTGGTTGTTATGTGGGTCTGCGTATCAGGATGTCTGGGTTCCATTCTTGGCTGCTTTCCAGACTTGAAAGTCACTCTGTCTTTTGGCTCAAAAGCAGAGGACGAATAATTCTAAGACCTCCAAGAGCCTGTCAACACAGCAAAATTAATGCCCATGAGTTACAGTGTCACCATTTGAAGAAAAAGCTGTGCGTTATCTAATACTGTGCAGGTGCAATTGGTGCCTACATCATAATGTAGTTTACTCTACTTTTAGTGCCAGAGCGGAACAATGTATGTCTTGTGAAGGACCTAAAAACTACAAGACACTTTTTTCATGAGAAATTAGTGTGTTATACATCATTATACTAGCTTAGTGCtgactaatttttcttttgttgcacCTCTGTGTGGGTTTATTCCTGAATGTACGTACCacacttgcattaaaaaaaaaagacagacatgAAGTCCCTTACTGCTTCTGCTCCCAGCTTACCAGGTTGTCTCACTGACTGTTACCCTAGTATTTACAGGACAGAGCTTTCTTCTGTTATGCCCTTTGAGTATGTGGTAACTTGTCACACAAGTTCCCTTTTGCAAGGTCAATCCatcattttattaattttcaggGAAGCTTCAGCAATAAATGCATGCCACCAAGGACTTTGAGCCCTTTCTGAAAGTTAGCATTGAAAAATATTGCTTGGTTGAGGAATATTACTGGATTTTGCTTAACTGTAGTGATGTGATTCAGGCTATAGCATTGCAAACATGCGAAGGATAATGCATAGGGCATATGCTGAAGTGTCAGAATCACAATTAAGTTCTGAATTTTAACAGAACAGCTTTTACAGCTGAAGAATCTTCATTTGGGTTTATCATTAGTGAAAGTCTGAGAGAGCAAGACAGATTTCTTTGTAAAtgtgtaaaacaacaacaacaacgaaaataaacaaaatcaaacccACGCC is part of the Anas platyrhynchos isolate ZD024472 breed Pekin duck chromosome 25, IASCAAS_PekinDuck_T2T, whole genome shotgun sequence genome and encodes:
- the GRAMD1B gene encoding protein Aster-B isoform X19, whose product is MPAANMTETLQLPALQVPEQQVVEGGRAWSSSSTPTLRRKRFKMRRMKNVQEQSLEASRYQDSPSSSKEYLQLPSIEITPSSDEDTPWSNCSTPSASPRRKRFLLRRWLRVREKKEYSESSSQQSSQQSSHDDDSSRFLSPHMRDDRSVLPPCWLAWSL